A window from Telopea speciosissima isolate NSW1024214 ecotype Mountain lineage chromosome 8, Tspe_v1, whole genome shotgun sequence encodes these proteins:
- the LOC122670908 gene encoding BURP domain protein RD22-like isoform X2: MDLRLLFIVAFLSLALVVSHATQPSVDYWQSKLPNTPMPKAIRDLLPSDSGVTEEKSTSVNVGNGGVNVNTGKGTSVNVGRKGVGVSTGSGTNVGVGKGGVSVHTGTKGKPVVVNVNPNYFKYFYAPSEDQLQDNPNVALFFQEKDLHQGTTMNLHFIKTTQGATFLSRQEANTIPFSSNKFSDILQQFSVKPGSKEAQTMKNTIQDCEEPTIQGEDKYCATSLESMVDFSTSKLGTNNVQAVSTEVDKEETQKQQYTMTRDVQKMPSNEAVVCHSEPYVYAVFYCHSTDSIRAYKVPMVGADGTKANAVAVCHTDTSKWNPKHLAFQVLKVKPGTVPVCHFLPEDHVVWVSK; this comes from the exons ATGGATCTTCGTCTTCTCTTTATCGTTGCTTTTCTTTCT CTCGCCCTAGTAGTAAGTCATGCAACTCAACCTTCTGTGGATTATTGGCAATCAAAGCTGCCAAACACACCTATGCCAAAAGCAATCCGAGACCTATTACCATCTGATTCTG GTGTGACAGAAGAGAAGAGTACTTCAGTAAACGTAGGGAATGGTGGTGTAAATGTTAACACCGGTAAGGGCACAAGTGTCAATGTTGGACGTAAAGGTGTAGGTGTGAGTACTGGTAGTGGAACAAATGTTGGGGTTGGAAAGGGTGGAGTATCGGTACACACAGGCACAAAGGGAAAGCCTGTGGTCGTCAACGTTAATCCCAACTATTTCAAATACTTTTACGCTCCTTCTGAGGATCAACTCCAAGATAACCCAAACGTGGCTCTCTTCTTCCAAGAAAAAGACTTGCACCAAGGCACCACCATGAACTTACACTTCATTAAGACCACACAAGGAGCCACCTTCTTGTCACGCCAAGAGGCAAATACTATACCCTTTTCTTCTAACAAATTCTCTGATATCTTACAACAATTCTCAGTCAAACCAGGATCTAAAGAAGCACAAACCATGAAGAACACAATCCAAGATTGTGAGGAACCAACCATACaaggagaagacaagtattGTGCAACTTCATTGGAGTCTATGGTTGATTTCAGCACTTCAAAGCTTGGAACTAATAATGTTCAGGCCGTGTCGACTGAGGTCGATAAGGAGGAAACTCAGAAGCAGCAATACACCATGACAAGAGATGTGCAAAAGATGCCAAGTAATGAGGCTGTGGTGTGTCATAGTGAGCCTTATGTGTATGCTGTTTTCTATTGTCATTCCACGGACAGCATAAGGGCTTACAAGGTTCCAATGGTTGGTGCTGATGGAACAAAGGCTAATGCTGTTGCTGTGTGTCACACCGACacttccaaatggaatcctaAGCACCTAGCCTTCCAAGTACTTAAGGTTAAGCCTGGTACTGTTCCTGTGTGTCACTTTCTTCCAGAAGATCATGTTGTTTGGGTTTCCAAGTAG
- the LOC122670908 gene encoding BURP domain protein RD22-like isoform X1, translating into MDLRLLFIVAFLSLALVVSHATQPSVDYWQSKLPNTPMPKAIRDLLPSDSGLFSKLCQDISPFVRCLTNILLVVAELAGVTEEKSTSVNVGNGGVNVNTGKGTSVNVGRKGVGVSTGSGTNVGVGKGGVSVHTGTKGKPVVVNVNPNYFKYFYAPSEDQLQDNPNVALFFQEKDLHQGTTMNLHFIKTTQGATFLSRQEANTIPFSSNKFSDILQQFSVKPGSKEAQTMKNTIQDCEEPTIQGEDKYCATSLESMVDFSTSKLGTNNVQAVSTEVDKEETQKQQYTMTRDVQKMPSNEAVVCHSEPYVYAVFYCHSTDSIRAYKVPMVGADGTKANAVAVCHTDTSKWNPKHLAFQVLKVKPGTVPVCHFLPEDHVVWVSK; encoded by the exons ATGGATCTTCGTCTTCTCTTTATCGTTGCTTTTCTTTCT CTCGCCCTAGTAGTAAGTCATGCAACTCAACCTTCTGTGGATTATTGGCAATCAAAGCTGCCAAACACACCTATGCCAAAAGCAATCCGAGACCTATTACCATCTGATTCTGGTTTGTTCTCAAAGCTTTGTCAAGATATTAGTCCTTTTGTTAGGTGTTTGACTAAtattcttcttgttgttgctgaaTTAGCAGGTGTGACAGAAGAGAAGAGTACTTCAGTAAACGTAGGGAATGGTGGTGTAAATGTTAACACCGGTAAGGGCACAAGTGTCAATGTTGGACGTAAAGGTGTAGGTGTGAGTACTGGTAGTGGAACAAATGTTGGGGTTGGAAAGGGTGGAGTATCGGTACACACAGGCACAAAGGGAAAGCCTGTGGTCGTCAACGTTAATCCCAACTATTTCAAATACTTTTACGCTCCTTCTGAGGATCAACTCCAAGATAACCCAAACGTGGCTCTCTTCTTCCAAGAAAAAGACTTGCACCAAGGCACCACCATGAACTTACACTTCATTAAGACCACACAAGGAGCCACCTTCTTGTCACGCCAAGAGGCAAATACTATACCCTTTTCTTCTAACAAATTCTCTGATATCTTACAACAATTCTCAGTCAAACCAGGATCTAAAGAAGCACAAACCATGAAGAACACAATCCAAGATTGTGAGGAACCAACCATACaaggagaagacaagtattGTGCAACTTCATTGGAGTCTATGGTTGATTTCAGCACTTCAAAGCTTGGAACTAATAATGTTCAGGCCGTGTCGACTGAGGTCGATAAGGAGGAAACTCAGAAGCAGCAATACACCATGACAAGAGATGTGCAAAAGATGCCAAGTAATGAGGCTGTGGTGTGTCATAGTGAGCCTTATGTGTATGCTGTTTTCTATTGTCATTCCACGGACAGCATAAGGGCTTACAAGGTTCCAATGGTTGGTGCTGATGGAACAAAGGCTAATGCTGTTGCTGTGTGTCACACCGACacttccaaatggaatcctaAGCACCTAGCCTTCCAAGTACTTAAGGTTAAGCCTGGTACTGTTCCTGTGTGTCACTTTCTTCCAGAAGATCATGTTGTTTGGGTTTCCAAGTAG
- the LOC122670908 gene encoding BURP domain protein RD22-like isoform X3, with amino-acid sequence MDLRLLFIVAFLSLALVVSHATQPSVDYWQSKLPNTPMPKAIRDLLPSDSGVTEEKSTYTGKGTSVNVGRKGVGVSTGSGTNVGVGKGGVSVHTGTKGKPVVVNVNPNYFKYFYAPSEDQLQDNPNVALFFQEKDLHQGTTMNLHFIKTTQGATFLSRQEANTIPFSSNKFSDILQQFSVKPGSKEAQTMKNTIQDCEEPTIQGEDKYCATSLESMVDFSTSKLGTNNVQAVSTEVDKEETQKQQYTMTRDVQKMPSNEAVVCHSEPYVYAVFYCHSTDSIRAYKVPMVGADGTKANAVAVCHTDTSKWNPKHLAFQVLKVKPGTVPVCHFLPEDHVVWVSK; translated from the exons ATGGATCTTCGTCTTCTCTTTATCGTTGCTTTTCTTTCT CTCGCCCTAGTAGTAAGTCATGCAACTCAACCTTCTGTGGATTATTGGCAATCAAAGCTGCCAAACACACCTATGCCAAAAGCAATCCGAGACCTATTACCATCTGATTCTG GTGTGACAGAAGAGAAGAGTACTT ACACCGGTAAGGGCACAAGTGTCAATGTTGGACGTAAAGGTGTAGGTGTGAGTACTGGTAGTGGAACAAATGTTGGGGTTGGAAAGGGTGGAGTATCGGTACACACAGGCACAAAGGGAAAGCCTGTGGTCGTCAACGTTAATCCCAACTATTTCAAATACTTTTACGCTCCTTCTGAGGATCAACTCCAAGATAACCCAAACGTGGCTCTCTTCTTCCAAGAAAAAGACTTGCACCAAGGCACCACCATGAACTTACACTTCATTAAGACCACACAAGGAGCCACCTTCTTGTCACGCCAAGAGGCAAATACTATACCCTTTTCTTCTAACAAATTCTCTGATATCTTACAACAATTCTCAGTCAAACCAGGATCTAAAGAAGCACAAACCATGAAGAACACAATCCAAGATTGTGAGGAACCAACCATACaaggagaagacaagtattGTGCAACTTCATTGGAGTCTATGGTTGATTTCAGCACTTCAAAGCTTGGAACTAATAATGTTCAGGCCGTGTCGACTGAGGTCGATAAGGAGGAAACTCAGAAGCAGCAATACACCATGACAAGAGATGTGCAAAAGATGCCAAGTAATGAGGCTGTGGTGTGTCATAGTGAGCCTTATGTGTATGCTGTTTTCTATTGTCATTCCACGGACAGCATAAGGGCTTACAAGGTTCCAATGGTTGGTGCTGATGGAACAAAGGCTAATGCTGTTGCTGTGTGTCACACCGACacttccaaatggaatcctaAGCACCTAGCCTTCCAAGTACTTAAGGTTAAGCCTGGTACTGTTCCTGTGTGTCACTTTCTTCCAGAAGATCATGTTGTTTGGGTTTCCAAGTAG
- the LOC122670908 gene encoding BURP domain protein RD22-like isoform X4 has protein sequence MDLRLLFIVAFLSLALVVSHATQPSVDYWQSKLPNTPMPKAIRDLLPSDLTEEKSTYTGKGTSVNVGRKGVGVSTGSGTNVGVGKGGVSVHTGTKGKPVVVNVNPNYFKYFYAPSEDQLQDNPNVALFFQEKDLHQGTTMNLHFIKTTQGATFLSRQEANTIPFSSNKFSDILQQFSVKPGSKEAQTMKNTIQDCEEPTIQGEDKYCATSLESMVDFSTSKLGTNNVQAVSTEVDKEETQKQQYTMTRDVQKMPSNEAVVCHSEPYVYAVFYCHSTDSIRAYKVPMVGADGTKANAVAVCHTDTSKWNPKHLAFQVLKVKPGTVPVCHFLPEDHVVWVSK, from the exons ATGGATCTTCGTCTTCTCTTTATCGTTGCTTTTCTTTCT CTCGCCCTAGTAGTAAGTCATGCAACTCAACCTTCTGTGGATTATTGGCAATCAAAGCTGCCAAACACACCTATGCCAAAAGCAATCCGAGACCTATTACCATCTGATT TGACAGAAGAGAAGAGTACTT ACACCGGTAAGGGCACAAGTGTCAATGTTGGACGTAAAGGTGTAGGTGTGAGTACTGGTAGTGGAACAAATGTTGGGGTTGGAAAGGGTGGAGTATCGGTACACACAGGCACAAAGGGAAAGCCTGTGGTCGTCAACGTTAATCCCAACTATTTCAAATACTTTTACGCTCCTTCTGAGGATCAACTCCAAGATAACCCAAACGTGGCTCTCTTCTTCCAAGAAAAAGACTTGCACCAAGGCACCACCATGAACTTACACTTCATTAAGACCACACAAGGAGCCACCTTCTTGTCACGCCAAGAGGCAAATACTATACCCTTTTCTTCTAACAAATTCTCTGATATCTTACAACAATTCTCAGTCAAACCAGGATCTAAAGAAGCACAAACCATGAAGAACACAATCCAAGATTGTGAGGAACCAACCATACaaggagaagacaagtattGTGCAACTTCATTGGAGTCTATGGTTGATTTCAGCACTTCAAAGCTTGGAACTAATAATGTTCAGGCCGTGTCGACTGAGGTCGATAAGGAGGAAACTCAGAAGCAGCAATACACCATGACAAGAGATGTGCAAAAGATGCCAAGTAATGAGGCTGTGGTGTGTCATAGTGAGCCTTATGTGTATGCTGTTTTCTATTGTCATTCCACGGACAGCATAAGGGCTTACAAGGTTCCAATGGTTGGTGCTGATGGAACAAAGGCTAATGCTGTTGCTGTGTGTCACACCGACacttccaaatggaatcctaAGCACCTAGCCTTCCAAGTACTTAAGGTTAAGCCTGGTACTGTTCCTGTGTGTCACTTTCTTCCAGAAGATCATGTTGTTTGGGTTTCCAAGTAG